In Zunongwangia profunda SM-A87, the following proteins share a genomic window:
- a CDS encoding S66 peptidase family protein, whose product MQRRKFLQNIGLSSLAIPLSSYATTSFYRNYESKDIIKPKALKVGDTIGIVSPASAIFETEPYQIAKESFEAMGLKVKFGEFVKNRYGHLAGTDKERAGELNAMFKDKSIDAIIALRGGSGSARILELLDYQAIKENPKIFIGYSDITALHLAIFEKTGLVTFHAPVAVSTWNTFSVSHLKAILFNKESPLLENPKSLGDNLTQIANRTRTITPGTGKGRLLGGNLSVLTGIMGSKYFPDDWNNKILYIEDVGEKVYAVDRMMTQLQLGGVFKQITGFIFGKCTECDPGGSGYGSLTLEEVLDHYIKPLGIPAFSGAMIGHIDDNSTIPNGIEAKIDASAGTIQLLEAAVI is encoded by the coding sequence ATGCAAAGACGTAAATTTCTACAAAATATTGGACTAAGCAGTCTTGCTATTCCTTTAAGTTCCTATGCGACCACAAGTTTCTATAGAAATTATGAATCTAAAGATATCATTAAACCTAAGGCTTTAAAAGTAGGAGATACTATAGGAATTGTGAGTCCGGCAAGTGCTATTTTTGAAACCGAACCTTATCAAATCGCCAAAGAATCTTTTGAAGCGATGGGACTAAAAGTAAAGTTTGGCGAATTTGTCAAAAATAGATATGGTCACCTGGCAGGTACCGACAAAGAACGGGCGGGTGAATTAAATGCCATGTTTAAAGATAAATCTATAGATGCGATTATTGCTTTACGCGGTGGCTCTGGTTCTGCCCGAATTCTGGAACTTTTGGACTACCAGGCCATTAAAGAGAATCCAAAAATCTTTATTGGCTATAGTGATATTACCGCTTTACATTTGGCTATTTTCGAAAAAACAGGTTTAGTAACTTTTCACGCTCCGGTGGCAGTTTCTACCTGGAACACTTTTAGCGTTTCCCATCTAAAGGCTATTTTATTCAACAAAGAAAGTCCGCTATTGGAGAATCCAAAATCACTTGGCGATAATCTTACGCAGATCGCCAATCGAACACGTACTATAACACCGGGAACTGGAAAAGGTAGACTATTAGGAGGCAACCTTTCTGTGTTAACAGGGATTATGGGCAGCAAATATTTCCCTGACGACTGGAATAACAAAATTTTATACATCGAAGATGTTGGCGAAAAAGTATATGCTGTAGATCGAATGATGACGCAACTACAACTTGGCGGAGTTTTTAAGCAAATTACAGGTTTTATTTTTGGGAAATGTACAGAATGTGACCCTGGAGGAAGTGGCTATGGAAGCTTAACTCTGGAAGAGGTACTGGACCATTACATTAAACCTTTGGGCATTCCGGCTTTTAGCGGAGCCATGATCGGACATATCGATGATAACAGCACGATCCCTAATGGAATTGAAGCTAAAATAGATGCTAGCGCGGGAACAATTCAATTATTGGAAGCCGCCGTAATCTAA
- a CDS encoding inorganic diphosphatase encodes MQKLKILIFCNIFIAFSCNTPPDYENLPLKDKNGNYQAVVEIPSGTNLKLEFDHSSKKFIPDQRNGIDRIIEFLPYPGNYGFIPSTYSDPEKGGDGDALDVLILGQSVKTGEIIPIKPIAVLKLLDEGEQDDKIIAVPALKKDQIFKAESYKVFLNNYPEAKEIIELWFLSYDKDNSLKIKGWEDENEAINQIKKWSIPST; translated from the coding sequence ATGCAAAAATTAAAGATTCTCATATTCTGTAATATATTTATCGCTTTTAGTTGTAACACTCCTCCAGACTATGAGAATCTCCCTTTAAAAGACAAAAACGGAAATTACCAGGCCGTAGTCGAAATACCTTCTGGCACTAACCTAAAACTGGAGTTTGATCATTCATCAAAGAAGTTTATTCCCGATCAACGAAACGGAATCGACAGGATTATAGAATTTCTCCCTTATCCCGGCAATTACGGTTTTATTCCTTCAACCTATTCAGATCCTGAAAAAGGTGGTGATGGGGATGCCTTGGATGTGCTTATTTTAGGACAATCTGTAAAAACAGGAGAGATTATCCCCATAAAACCAATAGCAGTTTTAAAATTACTGGATGAAGGAGAGCAGGATGATAAGATTATCGCCGTACCTGCGCTAAAAAAAGATCAAATCTTTAAAGCTGAGTCTTATAAAGTTTTCCTAAACAATTATCCCGAAGCTAAAGAAATTATTGAGCTTTGGTTTTTAAGCTACGATAAAGATAATAGCCTGAAAATAAAAGGTTGGGAAGATGAAAATGAAGCTATAAACCAAATTAAAAAATGGTCTATTCCATCTACATAG
- the ftsZ gene encoding cell division protein FtsZ: MSNTEFGDISFDLPKNQSNVIKVIGVGGGGSNAINHMFQLGIKGVDFVICNTDAQALENSTVPNKIQLGVSLTEGLGAGANPEIGEQAAVESFDEIKNMLDVNTKMVFITAGMGGGTGTGAAPVIAKQAKEMDILTVGIVTIPFQFEGRMRNEQAQRGVEKLRSHVDSLIVINNNKLREVYGNLGFKAGFSKADEVLATASRGIAEVITHHYTQNIDLRDAKTVLSNSGTAIMGSASASGANRAQDAIAKALDSPLLNDNKITGAQNVLLLIVSGSEEITIDEIGEINDHIQAEAGHSANIIMGVGEDEALEGAISVTIIATGFNVEQQDEITNTETKKIIHTLEDEQKAEHEFPSNRSHAGSFTELPLPEEKKEPEQPKKIVHTLDENLDEVEAPTPKSPQQVVQKQVQQEAKITEVKQVQPTPAKDPDLYTPPSAYNMDVFYDEVNPEDFVINDTNAEVDEVEVKDDENDEEQFMFTFDFPINQEEEKREQPKAEIPKPEVEQTPKQETVKRHVLNTEDAEEPSYEVKNIEVNEPVEVIPATENASNGTVKRYSLDDYMEFEQQLENSKPAKKQESEAPKDETIAFEKRTVQPTPKKQEEQDENPFNNPIPEHVVERAAERRAKMKEFNYKFRGNASQIEEIEKQPAYKRAGINLDSTNYGENKMSRTSLGQDENNDLQFRRNNSFLHDNVD, encoded by the coding sequence ATGAGCAATACAGAATTCGGAGACATTTCATTCGATTTACCTAAGAATCAATCGAACGTCATCAAAGTTATTGGTGTAGGTGGTGGCGGTAGTAATGCTATTAACCACATGTTCCAATTAGGGATTAAAGGAGTAGATTTTGTAATCTGTAATACCGATGCGCAGGCATTGGAAAACAGTACTGTTCCTAATAAGATCCAGTTGGGAGTTAGCCTAACCGAAGGACTTGGAGCGGGAGCAAATCCTGAAATTGGAGAACAGGCCGCAGTAGAGAGTTTTGATGAGATTAAAAACATGCTTGATGTAAATACCAAAATGGTATTTATTACCGCAGGTATGGGAGGAGGTACCGGTACTGGTGCCGCTCCGGTAATCGCAAAACAGGCTAAAGAAATGGATATTCTTACGGTAGGTATCGTAACTATTCCTTTTCAGTTTGAAGGTAGAATGAGAAATGAGCAGGCTCAAAGAGGTGTCGAAAAACTTCGTTCTCATGTAGATTCTTTAATTGTGATTAATAATAATAAGCTTCGTGAAGTTTATGGAAACTTAGGTTTTAAAGCCGGTTTTTCTAAAGCCGATGAAGTTTTAGCAACTGCTTCCCGTGGTATTGCTGAAGTTATAACCCATCACTATACTCAAAACATTGACCTTAGGGATGCTAAAACTGTATTGAGTAATAGTGGTACGGCGATTATGGGATCTGCGTCGGCGTCAGGGGCAAATAGAGCTCAGGATGCTATTGCCAAAGCTTTAGATTCGCCATTATTAAATGATAACAAGATTACCGGTGCTCAAAATGTATTGCTATTAATTGTTTCCGGTTCCGAAGAAATTACTATTGATGAGATTGGTGAAATTAACGATCATATTCAGGCAGAAGCTGGTCACAGTGCCAATATCATTATGGGGGTTGGTGAAGATGAAGCCTTAGAAGGAGCGATTTCTGTTACGATCATTGCGACTGGTTTCAATGTAGAGCAGCAGGATGAAATCACCAATACTGAAACCAAAAAAATTATCCATACGCTGGAAGACGAGCAGAAAGCGGAGCATGAATTCCCTTCTAATCGTTCTCATGCAGGTTCGTTTACCGAACTTCCTTTACCAGAGGAAAAGAAAGAACCGGAACAGCCAAAAAAGATCGTTCATACCTTAGATGAAAATTTGGATGAAGTTGAAGCTCCCACACCTAAAAGTCCCCAGCAGGTAGTCCAAAAACAAGTTCAGCAAGAGGCTAAAATTACTGAGGTAAAACAGGTGCAGCCAACACCTGCTAAAGATCCAGATCTTTATACTCCACCTTCAGCATATAACATGGATGTGTTTTATGATGAGGTAAACCCGGAAGATTTTGTGATCAATGATACCAATGCAGAAGTTGATGAAGTGGAAGTAAAGGATGATGAGAACGATGAAGAACAATTTATGTTCACTTTTGATTTTCCGATAAATCAGGAAGAAGAAAAGCGGGAGCAACCAAAAGCTGAAATTCCTAAGCCAGAGGTAGAACAAACACCTAAGCAGGAAACGGTAAAAAGGCATGTGCTGAATACTGAAGATGCCGAAGAGCCCAGTTACGAGGTAAAGAATATCGAAGTAAACGAGCCGGTAGAAGTTATTCCAGCCACTGAGAATGCTTCTAACGGAACGGTAAAAAGATATAGCCTGGATGATTATATGGAATTCGAGCAGCAATTAGAAAACTCTAAGCCTGCAAAGAAACAAGAGAGCGAAGCACCTAAAGATGAAACTATTGCTTTTGAGAAGCGTACGGTACAGCCAACACCAAAAAAGCAAGAGGAGCAGGATGAAAATCCTTTTAATAATCCAATTCCAGAGCATGTGGTAGAACGTGCTGCAGAGCGTCGCGCTAAAATGAAGGAATTTAATTATAAGTTTAGAGGTAATGCTTCGCAGATAGAGGAAATTGAAAAACAACCTGCTTATAAAAGAGCTGGGATTAATCTGGATAGCACAAATTACGGTGAGAATAAAATGTCCAGAACAAGTTTAGGGCAAGACGAAAATAACGATCTTCAGTTTAGAAGAAATAATTCGTTTTTACATGATAATGTGGACTAA
- the ftsA gene encoding cell division protein FtsA: protein MEQKDIAVGLDIGTTKIVAMIGKKNEYGKVEIVGIGKSRSLGVHRGVVNNITQTIQSIQQAIQEAEADSGQKIKDVVVGIAGQHIRSLQHSDYITRPNPEEVIDAEDIHSLCNQVHKLVMLPGEEIIHVLPQEYKVDGQAEIKEPIGMYGGRLEANFHVVVGQVSSIRNIGRCVKSAGLDLSAVTLEPLASANAVLSQEEKEAGVALIDIGGGTTDLAIFKDGIIRHTAVIPFGGNVITEDIKEGCSIIEKQAELLKIKFGSAWPGENKDNEIVSIPGLRGREPKEITLKNLSKIIHARVVEIIEQVYLEIKNYGHEDQKKKLIGGLVLTGGGAQLKHLKQLVEYITGMDTRIGFPNEHLAGNNDSETTSPMYATAVGLVMNSLETSKSSFQEEAVLKEKEPEPVTVAEEAEPEREESQVQVEQPKPRKSIFDKWAEKFKDFLDNAE, encoded by the coding sequence ATGGAGCAAAAGGATATTGCAGTAGGATTAGATATAGGGACGACAAAGATTGTTGCCATGATTGGCAAGAAGAATGAGTATGGTAAAGTAGAGATCGTTGGGATTGGGAAGTCCAGAAGCCTTGGTGTGCACCGTGGTGTGGTAAATAATATTACACAAACTATTCAATCTATACAGCAGGCGATTCAGGAAGCTGAAGCAGACTCTGGTCAAAAGATTAAAGATGTAGTGGTAGGAATTGCGGGGCAGCATATTAGAAGTTTACAGCATAGTGATTATATCACCAGGCCAAACCCTGAAGAGGTCATCGATGCTGAAGATATTCATAGCTTATGCAATCAGGTACATAAACTGGTAATGTTACCCGGGGAAGAGATTATTCACGTACTTCCGCAGGAATATAAAGTAGATGGGCAGGCTGAAATTAAAGAGCCTATCGGGATGTATGGTGGTCGCCTTGAAGCCAATTTTCACGTTGTAGTTGGCCAGGTTTCTTCTATAAGAAATATTGGTCGCTGTGTAAAAAGTGCTGGTTTAGATCTTTCAGCCGTTACCCTGGAGCCCTTGGCATCAGCAAATGCAGTCCTTAGTCAGGAAGAAAAAGAAGCAGGGGTGGCACTTATAGATATAGGTGGCGGAACTACTGATCTTGCAATTTTTAAAGATGGTATTATCAGGCATACTGCGGTAATTCCTTTTGGAGGGAACGTAATTACTGAAGATATCAAAGAAGGTTGCTCGATTATTGAGAAGCAGGCAGAATTGCTAAAAATAAAATTTGGATCAGCCTGGCCCGGAGAGAATAAGGATAACGAGATCGTTTCTATTCCGGGATTAAGAGGAAGGGAACCCAAAGAAATTACGCTTAAAAACCTTTCGAAAATCATTCACGCGCGTGTGGTAGAGATTATCGAACAGGTGTATTTAGAAATAAAAAATTACGGACACGAAGATCAGAAGAAAAAACTGATTGGTGGTCTTGTGTTAACCGGCGGAGGTGCACAGTTAAAGCATCTTAAGCAACTAGTGGAGTATATCACCGGAATGGATACCAGAATAGGTTTTCCTAATGAGCACCTGGCAGGAAATAATGATAGTGAAACTACCAGTCCGATGTATGCAACGGCAGTAGGATTGGTAATGAATAGTTTAGAAACCAGCAAAAGTAGTTTTCAGGAAGAAGCCGTTCTTAAGGAGAAAGAGCCGGAGCCGGTAACAGTAGCTGAAGAAGCAGAACCAGAGCGAGAAGAATCGCAAGTACAGGTAGAACAGCCTAAGCCCCGAAAAAGTATTTTCGATAAATGGGCAGAAAAGTTCAAAGATTTTTTAGATAACGCAGAGTAA
- a CDS encoding cell division protein FtsQ/DivIB, with amino-acid sequence MKSKLGYIKFVLLLALMAFLYGFAEKRHSQRKLTGSEVHFTDNENLYVTVDAVNKLLIQNEEANANLGQETLDLNKVETLLNSHDMIENAEVFLRLDGKLSAIVTQRKPIGRAVGNTSFYLDKNGEVMPLSENFSARVPLMLGFDESNILTAYPLVSYIKNDSFLSKHITTIQRLENGRYELKLRKADFVVYFGEIKNIALKFNNFKAFYKKALKDKKLDTYKRVNLQFGNQVVCTKK; translated from the coding sequence ATGAAATCTAAATTAGGTTACATAAAATTTGTGCTTTTGCTGGCTTTAATGGCTTTTTTATATGGCTTTGCTGAAAAAAGGCACAGTCAACGAAAATTAACAGGTTCTGAAGTTCATTTTACAGATAACGAAAACCTGTATGTTACTGTAGATGCGGTTAATAAGTTGTTGATACAAAATGAAGAGGCCAACGCAAACTTGGGGCAGGAAACTTTAGATTTGAATAAGGTAGAAACACTGCTCAATAGTCACGATATGATAGAGAATGCCGAGGTTTTCTTAAGGTTAGATGGGAAACTTTCAGCAATTGTTACGCAGCGTAAACCTATTGGAAGAGCTGTAGGAAATACTTCATTTTACCTGGATAAAAACGGGGAGGTAATGCCGTTATCAGAAAATTTTTCAGCAAGAGTGCCTCTTATGTTAGGTTTTGATGAATCGAATATTTTAACGGCTTATCCGTTGGTAAGCTATATAAAAAATGATAGTTTCTTAAGTAAGCATATTACTACTATCCAACGTTTGGAAAACGGACGATATGAGCTGAAACTGCGAAAAGCAGATTTTGTAGTTTATTTTGGAGAGATTAAAAACATAGCTTTAAAATTCAATAATTTCAAAGCATTTTATAAAAAGGCATTAAAAGATAAAAAGTTAGATACCTATAAAAGAGTGAATCTACAGTTTGGTAATCAGGTTGTATGCACTAAAAAGTAA
- the murC gene encoding UDP-N-acetylmuramate--L-alanine ligase — translation MNNLSHIQNYYFIGIGGIGMSALARFFKSQGKYVAGYDKTASVLTKELEAEGILVTFKDDISEIPKQFKDSEKTLVVYTPAVPKENLQLQYFIEEQFILKKRAEVLGLISSNRFTLAVAGTHGKTTTTAILGHLLKETNAPVTAFLGGVSEDIQSNLILKGDEVIVAEADEFDRSFLHLSPNIAAINSMDADHLDIYGVNEHLQASFKAFAALLPKDGILFVKNGLPLEGKTIGIEDDADFSAINIKILGGNYHFDLKTPTEIIEGFTLHLPGRHNVLNAVTALAMALEYGSPAEQLRDALQSFKGIRRRFSYKIKTDQKVLIDDYAHHPAEIKAVFEAVREMYPKMKNLVVFQPHLFSRTRDFVDDFAEKLSQFDEVMLMDIYPAREKPIEGVDSQWLLEKINNPNKQLVKREELSAKIITSKAKVVLMLGAGDIGNEVETVKRALEDEI, via the coding sequence TTGAATAATTTAAGTCACATACAAAACTATTATTTTATCGGTATTGGCGGTATTGGGATGAGTGCGTTGGCGCGTTTTTTTAAATCCCAGGGTAAATATGTTGCCGGTTACGATAAAACAGCATCAGTGCTTACCAAGGAACTGGAGGCTGAAGGTATTTTAGTGACTTTTAAGGATGATATTAGTGAAATTCCTAAGCAATTCAAAGATTCAGAAAAGACACTGGTGGTATATACTCCTGCAGTTCCTAAAGAGAATTTGCAACTTCAATATTTTATTGAAGAGCAGTTTATCCTGAAAAAGCGTGCTGAGGTACTGGGCTTGATTAGCAGTAATCGCTTTACACTTGCTGTTGCGGGTACACACGGTAAAACCACAACAACCGCAATCTTAGGTCATTTACTAAAAGAAACCAATGCTCCGGTAACGGCATTTCTTGGTGGAGTGAGTGAAGATATACAGAGTAATTTAATTTTGAAAGGCGATGAGGTGATAGTGGCTGAAGCTGATGAGTTTGATCGCTCCTTTCTTCATCTTTCGCCAAATATCGCTGCCATAAATTCTATGGATGCTGATCATTTGGATATCTATGGTGTGAACGAACATTTGCAGGCTTCATTTAAAGCTTTTGCAGCCTTGCTTCCCAAAGATGGAATACTTTTCGTTAAAAACGGACTTCCACTTGAAGGAAAAACAATTGGAATTGAAGATGATGCAGATTTTTCAGCAATCAACATAAAAATACTAGGTGGAAATTATCATTTTGATCTTAAGACGCCTACAGAAATTATTGAAGGATTTACGCTACACCTCCCCGGTAGGCATAATGTTCTTAACGCTGTAACCGCACTGGCTATGGCGCTGGAGTATGGTAGCCCAGCAGAACAGTTGAGGGATGCGTTACAAAGCTTTAAAGGAATAAGAAGACGTTTTTCGTATAAAATTAAGACAGATCAAAAAGTTTTAATTGATGATTATGCGCACCATCCGGCCGAGATTAAAGCCGTTTTTGAAGCGGTAAGGGAAATGTATCCTAAAATGAAGAATTTGGTGGTTTTTCAGCCACATTTATTTAGCAGAACCAGAGATTTTGTAGATGACTTTGCTGAAAAATTATCACAATTTGATGAGGTAATGCTTATGGATATCTATCCGGCCAGAGAAAAGCCAATAGAAGGAGTAGATTCCCAATGGTTATTAGAGAAAATAAATAATCCTAATAAGCAATTGGTAAAGCGAGAAGAATTATCGGCTAAAATCATTACGTCTAAAGCTAAGGTTGTTTTAATGCTTGGCGCCGGAGATATAGGAAATGAAGTTGAAACCGTAAAAAGAGCCCTGGAAGATGAAATCTAA
- the murG gene encoding undecaprenyldiphospho-muramoylpentapeptide beta-N-acetylglucosaminyltransferase, producing MSKDLRIILSGGGTGGHIYPAIAIADEVKRRYPDAQIKFVGAQDKMEMEKVPQAGYEIEGLWISGLQRKLTLKNLMFPFKLISSIRKSQRIIKDFKPNVAVGTGGFASGPLLHVANKQKIPTLLQEQNSFPGITNKILAKKANIICAAYDEVKRFFPQEKVKKTGNPVRQDLLNIDTKREEAQQFFKLDADKKTVLVLGGSLGARRVNQLIAEYADKLKKEDIQLIWQCGKLYYEDYKSYTEGTVQVHQFLNRMDLAYAAADVIISRAGAGSVSELCIVGKPVIFIPSPNVAEDHQTKNAMAVTKNEAAITIAETQLEEKFESAFFDLLENQSKQKELSRNIKKMALPNATSSIVDEIEKLIIRKA from the coding sequence ATGAGTAAAGATTTACGCATCATATTATCCGGTGGAGGAACGGGTGGTCATATTTACCCGGCTATCGCTATTGCCGATGAGGTAAAGCGCCGCTATCCCGATGCGCAGATCAAATTTGTTGGAGCACAGGATAAAATGGAGATGGAGAAAGTGCCACAAGCCGGTTACGAGATCGAAGGTCTTTGGATAAGTGGTTTGCAGCGAAAGCTTACGCTTAAAAATCTGATGTTTCCATTTAAATTAATAAGCAGTATTAGGAAGTCCCAAAGGATTATTAAGGACTTTAAACCAAATGTTGCGGTGGGTACAGGTGGATTTGCCAGTGGTCCTTTACTGCATGTAGCTAATAAACAGAAAATACCAACTTTGCTTCAGGAGCAAAATTCATTTCCAGGAATTACCAATAAGATCCTGGCAAAAAAAGCTAATATCATTTGTGCGGCCTATGATGAAGTTAAGCGATTTTTTCCGCAGGAAAAGGTGAAAAAAACCGGAAACCCGGTACGACAGGACTTGCTCAATATTGATACTAAAAGAGAAGAAGCCCAGCAGTTCTTTAAGTTGGATGCAGACAAAAAAACAGTATTAGTACTTGGAGGAAGTTTGGGGGCAAGAAGGGTGAATCAGTTAATCGCTGAGTATGCTGATAAATTAAAAAAAGAAGATATTCAGTTAATCTGGCAATGTGGAAAATTATATTATGAGGACTATAAATCTTATACTGAAGGTACTGTTCAGGTACATCAGTTTTTAAATAGAATGGATCTGGCCTATGCTGCGGCAGATGTGATTATTTCCAGAGCAGGAGCGGGTAGTGTTTCAGAATTGTGCATCGTGGGAAAACCGGTAATTTTTATTCCGTCCCCTAATGTAGCTGAAGATCATCAGACTAAAAACGCGATGGCGGTTACAAAGAATGAAGCGGCTATCACCATAGCAGAAACTCAGCTGGAAGAAAAATTTGAAAGTGCTTTTTTCGATTTGCTTGAGAATCAAAGTAAGCAAAAAGAATTAAGTAGAAATATTAAGAAAATGGCTTTGCCAAACGCAACGTCCAGTATTGTAGATGAAATTGAAAAGCTAATTATCAGAAAAGCCTAA
- a CDS encoding FtsW/RodA/SpoVE family cell cycle protein, giving the protein MGNIFANIKGDKVIWATAGLLAIFSFLPVYSASSNIAYLYGDGSTFKYLIVHFFHLLLGFCVLFAAHKVPYHYYRGLSILMLPVVIVLLIYTMAQGTVIDGANASRWIRIPVLGVTFQSSTFAAVVLMIYVARYMSKITEKKITFKETILPLWVPVGSVLMLILPANFSTTAIIFAMVLVLMFLGGYPVKYLLAIVFAGVILFGIFVLAAKAFPGVLPNRVDTWTSRIENFTNDEDTEADYQIERAKIAIARGGIAGTGIGKSVQRNFLPQSSSDFIYAIIVEEMGLIGALGVMLAYLMILFRIIIVATKANTVFGKLLVMGVGIPIIFQALVNMAVAVELFPVTGQTLPLVSSGGTSIWMTCLSLGIILSVSAKREEEKETEEAERNAEDENPLDILSEAI; this is encoded by the coding sequence ATGGGAAACATTTTTGCAAATATTAAAGGAGATAAGGTAATCTGGGCTACTGCCGGGCTACTGGCGATATTTTCATTTTTGCCGGTTTACAGCGCCAGTAGTAACATCGCGTACCTGTATGGAGATGGAAGTACTTTTAAATATTTGATCGTTCATTTTTTTCATTTACTACTGGGCTTTTGTGTGTTGTTCGCAGCACATAAAGTGCCATACCATTATTATAGGGGCTTATCGATTTTAATGTTGCCGGTGGTCATTGTATTATTGATTTACACCATGGCGCAGGGAACGGTTATCGACGGGGCAAATGCCAGTAGATGGATAAGGATTCCCGTCTTAGGGGTTACCTTTCAGTCTTCTACGTTTGCAGCGGTGGTTTTAATGATTTATGTCGCAAGGTATATGTCTAAAATTACCGAGAAGAAAATCACTTTTAAAGAAACAATTTTACCGCTTTGGGTGCCTGTAGGTTCAGTATTAATGTTAATTTTGCCGGCCAATTTTTCCACTACTGCGATCATTTTTGCTATGGTTTTGGTACTCATGTTTTTAGGTGGTTATCCGGTAAAATACCTGTTAGCAATTGTGTTTGCGGGAGTGATTTTATTCGGGATTTTTGTTTTAGCGGCTAAGGCGTTTCCCGGTGTTTTACCAAACAGGGTAGATACCTGGACAAGTAGGATAGAAAATTTTACGAACGACGAAGATACCGAAGCCGATTATCAAATTGAAAGAGCAAAGATAGCCATTGCCAGAGGTGGTATTGCGGGTACTGGGATTGGAAAAAGCGTACAGCGAAACTTTTTGCCACAATCTTCTTCGGATTTTATCTATGCGATAATTGTCGAAGAAATGGGGCTTATTGGTGCTCTTGGAGTCATGCTGGCGTATTTGATGATTTTGTTCAGGATTATTATCGTGGCCACTAAGGCTAATACCGTATTTGGAAAACTATTAGTAATGGGGGTAGGTATTCCCATTATTTTCCAGGCATTGGTGAATATGGCAGTTGCGGTAGAATTATTTCCGGTAACGGGGCAAACACTTCCGCTAGTGAGTAGTGGGGGGACCTCAATCTGGATGACCTGCCTTTCATTGGGAATTATTCTTAGTGTAAGTGCAAAAAGAGAAGAAGAAAAAGAAACTGAGGAAGCTGAAAGAAATGCGGAGGACGAAAATCCTTTGGATATTTTAAGTGAAGCAATATGA